A genomic stretch from Neomonachus schauinslandi chromosome 16, ASM220157v2, whole genome shotgun sequence includes:
- the IRX6 gene encoding iroquois-class homeodomain protein IRX-6, whose amino-acid sequence MSFPHFGHPYGSASQFLVSASSSATCCESAPRSVPDVASGSTPAAALCCASYDSRLLGSARPELSAALGIYGSPYAAAAAAPSYPGYLPYSPEPPTLYGALNPQYEFKEAAGNFTPGLAHPGAYYPYEPTLGQYQYERYGAVELSGTGRRKNATRETTSTLKAWLNEHRKNPYPTKGEKIMLAIITKMTLTQVSTWFANARRRLKKENKMTWAPKNKGSEERKTESGTEESLGCLNCDTKDGTASQEARGLRLSDLEDLEEEEEEAEEQEAVATAADRLAEFHKDSQSLPAYCAAAREARLQPRECGLAARPFSFPEPLGSGEADFLRAEPGGPTLTMHFPCSEKPRIWSLAHTAAAAGAVEGAAPTPPRPRSPECRLIPGQPAGAGDRPAVPRDSAYPESSRGAKAFGNRLFAPQGLPMDCAPCPRRREPAVPYQYPSGAEG is encoded by the exons ATGTCCTTCCCGCACTTTGGACACCCGTACGGCAGCGCTTCCCAG TTTCTGGTGTCTGCAAGTTCCAGCGCCACTTGCTGCGAATCCGCCCCGCGCTCCGTCCCAGATGTGGCCTCAGGCTCCACCCCGGCGGCCGCTCTCTGCTGCGCATCCTACGACAGTCGGCTGCTGGGCAGTGCGCGGCCGGAGCTGAGCGCGGCCTTGGGCATCTATGGATCCCCATACGCCGCCGCCGCAGCTGCCCCGAGCTACCCAGGCTACCTGCCCTACAGCCCAGAGCCGCCCACGCTGTACGGGGCGCTG aatCCACAGTATGAATTTAAAGAGGCTGCAGGGAATTTTACACCTGGCCTGGCGCACCCAGGAGCCTATTATCCCTATGAGCCAACTCTGGGGCAGTACCAGTATGAACG GTATGGAGCAGTGGAGTTGAGCGGCACCGGCCGACGGAAGAACGCCACCCGGGAGACCACGAGCACGCTCAAGGCCTGGCTCAACGAGCACCGCAAGAACCCCTACCCCACCAAGGGCGAGAAGATCATGCTGGCCATCATCACCAAGATGACCCTCACCCAGGTGTCCACCTGGTTCGCCAACGCGCGCCGGCGCCTCAAGAAGGAGAACAAGATGACGTGGGCGCCCAAGAACAAAGGCAGCGAGGAGAGGAAGACTGAGAGTGGAACAGAGGAGTCCCTGGGCTGCCTGAACTGTGACACCAAAG ATGGAACTGCCAGCCAGGAGGCTCGAGGGCTCCGGCTGAGTGACCTGGAAgacctggaggaagaggaggaggaggccgaAGAACAGGAGGCAGTGGCCACAGCTGCGGACAGGCTGGCTGAGTTCCATAAAGACTCGCAGTCGCTGCCCGCGTACTGCGCCGCCGCTCGGGAGGCCCGGCTGCAGCCCCGGGAGTGCGGCCTGGCGGCGCGCCCCTTCTCGTTCCCGGAGCCCCTGGGGTCgggagaagctgacttcctgCGGGCCGAGCCCGGGGGCCCCACGTTGACCATGCACTTCCCCTGCAGCGAGAAACCGCGCATCTGGTCTCTGGCGCACACTGCGGCCGCCGCCGGCGCGGTCGAAGGTGCAGCTCCGACCCCTCCCAGGCCGCGAAGTCCCGAGTGCCGTCTGATTCCGGGACAGCCTGCAGGCGCGGGCGACCGGCCCGCCGTCCCCAGAGACTCCGCGTACCCAGAGTCTTCCCGAGGAGCCAAAGCCTTTGGAAACCGCCTCTTTGCCCCGCAGGGGCTGCCGATGGACTGTGCGCCGTGCCCGCGGCGGAGGGAGCCCGCAGTGCCCTACCAGTACCCGTCTGGAGCAGAAG GTTAG